The Cellvibrio polysaccharolyticus genomic interval CCGAGTGAGTTTACCCATGTGTCTATCAACGGGCTTGCCACCGCATCCGGCAGCGGTGGCCGTGAAGTAGAGTTTGATATTTTTGCTTCGGAAATTATTCAAAGTGTCACCGTGCAAAAATCGCCCACCGCAGCTGACGAAGAAGGCGGTATTGCCGGTTCAGTGCTGATTTCTACCGGCCGGCCGTTTGATTACAACGAACCGAAATTTGTGTTGTCTGCGGAAGGCGCCCACAATTCTATCTCTGAAGAGATAGACCCGAAAATTTCCCTGCTGGCGAGTAATACCTTCGGTGATTGGGGCGTGCTGGCTTCTTTCTCCAAAGCGCAGCGTACCAACCGCACCGATGCCAATTCGGGTATTAACTTCCGCCCGCTTTCGCGCTGGACAGAAAAAACCGGTTCATCCAAATGGCAAGCGGATCAAACTCTGGAGGTGCTTGAGCGCGATACCGGTGTGGTTATTACCGACCCGTTTGATTCCGAACAAACCAACCGCGTGGTTTTTCTCGACAAGGTGGGCAACCGCAGTTATTTGAACGATCAGGACAAATGGGGCGGCACCTTGTCGCTGCAATATCAGCCGAGTGACACGTTCACTCTGTCATTTGATGCGATGCTGGGTGGTTACGACAACACCGAAGACGAATACGATGCAGCGGCTTATACCGCGTCCAGTATCAGTGCGCTGGAGCGCGTTCATGCTTACGACAGCACCACACTGGCGGATTACGGCGTTGTGGTATTGCGCGATGTGTCCTACGCGAATACCCAGCATGAATTTTTGAGCAAGGAAAACGTTCATAAAACGGATTACACCCAATACAGTTTTGATATGGATTGGGAAGTTGCCGGTTGGCAAGTCAAAGGTTTGGTGGGTTATTCCGGTGTTGAAAAATTGTCAGACACCAGCAACCTGAAGCACGTAGCTTATGGCCCGTCGCGTTCACGTTATGCCGGTAAAGGCGGCGAGACTATTCTCAGTGATAATCCGGGCAGTTTCGATATGTACAACTCGCCGGGTAAATACCTGTTCGATTCCTACGAAGTGAATCTGGAATCTATTGAGGATGACAAGTACGCGGCACAACTGGATTTTATCCGCCCGATGTTCCTCGATTCATTCCCGGCATTGGCACAAATTCAATGGGGTGCACGTTATACCGATAAATCCAAGAAGCGCGATCGCGGTACCGAGTTTGTGTATGGCCCGTCAGCCGGTGACACTTCCTGGCGCAACAAGCGCACCCTGCAAGACAGCAAGTTAAACTCTATTTCCGGTCTGGTGCCTGGCGGCAGCTTTCTGTCTGATGTATCCAATTCGCCGCAGTGGGCGCAAGTAGATAACGGCTATGCTCGCAGTCATTTCCGTTACGATGGTTTTAACGTTGATTATCAGGAAAGCGAATACTACCGCGTTGATGAAGAAGTATTGAGCTTCTATGCGATGGTGGATTTCAAATTTGATGTTGGCAATTTACCCACCACCATCAATGCCGGTGTTCGTTCGGTAGATACCACTGTTGAGTCTTACGGTTATCATCAGGTGCAAAACAACGATGGTTCTACCGGTTACACGCCTGCGCCCATCTCCAAACAAGGTCAGTACCGCGACACTCTGCCCAGCCTCAACCTGAGCATGGAGCTGACTGACAATGTTATGTTACGTGCTGCCGCCTCGGAAACATTAATTCGCCCGGCACTGGGTGATATTGCTTACAAGCGCACGGTGAGCGTCAGTGAATTCAAATACCGTGATGGCAACCCGGATTTGAAACCTACTTATGCCGATCAGTGGGAAATCGGTCTGGAATGGTATCTGGAGCAGGGCGGCTTGTTAGCGGTTTCCTGGTTTGAAAAAGAAATCGAAGGTGTAGTGCGCGAATCACTGACCGGCGTAGTAAAAGATGTAACCAAGTATAACGCCAACGGTACGATTGATGGCATTTACGATTTCGATGTTTATCAAAAAGTAAACGCTGAAGGTTCTTACGATGTCTCCGGTGTGGAATTTATTGCGCAGTTCCCTTTAAGTATGTTCCACCCGGCGCTGGAAGGTTTCGGCATCAATGCCAACCTGACCTTGCTGGATAACTCATTGACCGGTGATTCAGATTTGGGTATTCCAACCCCGCCAGCGGGTTTAACGGATAAAACCTGGAACCTGACCGCTTTCTACGAAAACGATGTGTTTGATGCGCGTATTTCCTACAACTACAAAGACAAATATGTTGAGTATATTGAGCGTGACATGTTTCCGGTGTATCGCGATGACTACGGTCAGTTGGATATGGCAATCGGTTATCATGTTACGGACAATATTAAAGTGGTGCTGGATGTTATTAACCTGACCGACGAAGCAACCTCTGCTTACACGATTGATCCGTCATTCCCGACCATGTATGAAATGTCGGGCCGTCGTATCAGTCTGGGTGTAAGAGCTGATTTTTAATTTGTAATTTATTAGCGCCCCGCCTGTTGGTGGGGCTTTTTTTTGCATGTAGTATTTGTATTTCTTAAAAAGTTAGAGGCCACTGCATGAATGTCATGGTTCGGATAGCGCTTTGCACTATAGCGGTGCTTCCTGTTTTTTTAGTTGTCGGTTGTGCACCATCAGAACCCCCTGTAGCCAAAGTACAGCAGATTGCTTTTATGCCGGATATTCACTTTCACGATATTTATGCGGAATTTGAAGATAACTCTTTTCAGGGATTGGAGAATACTATCTCCGGTCAGCGGGCAACTATTCGTACCATGCAGGCACAACTGCAATCTACGCGATTATTTAACGAAAATTATTTCGCACTGATCGCCGCGCTGGATGATGTGGTTCGGCGTGGTATTACGCTGGTTGCCTTGCCGGGTGATTTCAGCGATGACGGCCAACCGATTCATTTACGCGGCTTGCAAAAAATTCTTGCGCATTACCAAAGCGCACACGGCCTGCAATTTTTTGCCGCGCCGGGTAATCATGACCCGGTTAAACCTTTTGATAGTGCCGCCGGTAAAGCCGATTTTGCCGGTGAGGGTGGTTTTGATCAGCGTATTTTCAGCCGGGGAGCCGCCGAATGCGCAGATTATGACGGCGAGTGGGCAAGTATTGATGCCGGTTACGCGCTGAACACGATTTGTACCGAAGAAATTCGCCAGCTCGGTTATCAGGGTGTGATGGACTTGTTGTCCGATTTCGGCTTTTATCCGAAAGCAGAATATCTTTATTGGGAAACGCCTTACAGCAGTTATCTGAACCAACCATCAAGCGCTTACCACTTATCCATTGCCGAGGCCGAAGCTGATTATTCGAAGCGCTTGTACGAAATTTGTCTGGAAGGCACGGGTGGCAAGTATAAAAAAGAAAATTACACACATTGTTCTTTGGTAGCCGATGCCAGTTATCTGGTCGAGCCTGTTGCCGGTGTCTGGCTGTTAGCGATTGATGCCAATGTGTATGTGCCGGATGCTCAGCAACCCGACGGCGGCTACCATGGTTCAAGCAGTGCCGGTTATAACCGCATGGTAACGCACAAGGCGCATGTTATTGAATGGATCGCCGATGTGGTCGCGCGAGCCAGCCAGCACAATAAACAACTGATTGCTTTCAGTCATTTTCCGATGACTGATTTTTACGACGGCCAATCGGAAGCTATTGCTGAAGCGTTTGGAGAAACTGCCTTTCAATTACAGCGCAAGCCGGAAAAACATGTCAGCCAGGTGCTGGCCGATACCGGGCTCAAGTTGCATATCGGTGGGCATATGCACTTTAACGATACCGGGATGATTAAAGGCACCCGGGGCAATATTCTTTTTAATATCCAGGCGCCGTCACTGGCTGCTTATTTACCCGCTTACAAAATTGTCACTCTTTCCGACAGCAAAAAACTGACGGTAGAAACCGTGGTGCTGGATGATGTGCCGCGCTTCTCCGAGCTGTTTGAACACTACCGGGTGGAGCACCAGCGTTTGCATCAGCAGCAGGCGACCACTCTATGGGACCGCAATGTGCTGGCAGCCAAAAGTTATCGGGAATTTACTCAATGGCATATTCGCGAACTTGTTCGCCACCGTTTTTTGCCGGGTGAGTGGACTGATGAGATGCAAACCTTGTTATTCAATTTGAAGGGCGATGAGTTGCTGCAATTGTCACAACTGTCTCCGGCACCCGATTGGTCGGCATTCGACAATCAGCAATGGACGGACTTGAAAGCGGGTGCAAGCTGGCAGGCTGCGGCAGAAAAAGCCGCCCGGTTACTGTCGCAAAACCCGTGGTCGATGGACGATTTTTCGCAGTGGAGTGCGTTTGATCTGGCGGTCGATTTTTATAAAATTCGCAATGCCGGTGACCTCGCCCTCGCCGATATCGGCAAGGCGCGCATGGCGCAATATAAATTACTCGGCGGCGCTATGCAGCAGCAAGCGGTGCAACAACCGGACGCTGGCCCGATTGTGCAGATATCCCGTGTGCTGAGTGTATTGCAGGGGCTGAGTGAAGGATTGCCCAATGACCGTTTTGTGATTGATCTGGAAAAAGGAACGCTGGCGGTGCACTAGTCAGGCGCTCATCGCTGCAAGCCCTGGCAGAGATGAGTTTTTAAACCTGACGATTTGCAAAAAAGTGGCTGGCGGCGGGTTTAACGGGTGGATGGCAAACCTTCGTAAGCTTCACGCACCACGGCATCACCATAAAGTCGTTCCAGCCGCCGCACAATGAAGTGGCCGCGCGCCATGTCCTGAAAGTGATCAATAAACATAGTGTTGATTACCGCACCGCCTGCGGCGCCGATGACCGGTAGCGATTGGGCGGCAAATTTTTCCGATACCTGGATACCAAAACGGCTGGCGATGGCTTCGACCAGCCGCAAAATCGCTGGCGTGGCATCTTTTGACACGCCGTGCAGGGCAATAAATTCGGTGGCATCGGTCAGCGATTTGGCCAGCAAGGTACGCACCGCAAAATAACCTGACTCGGCACCATCATCGCTGGCGCTTTTTCCGCCCAGTGCAAAAACCTCCAGGCAAGCGAGTTTCCCTTCGGCATTACTGAGCGACTCGCCTTCGCTGCGAGCGATATCAGCGATGGAGCGCAACATAATCACCGTCGATACCGGCAGCTCAACCGCCAGCCCCGGTAGCCCGAAAAAACCGCCCGCGCCGCCAGAGAGTGCTGCGCCCAACTTGTGCCAGGTGCGCGACGCTTCTACACCGGGGCTGTCTTGCAGGGTCAACATCGCCAGGTCGGCGGCTTTCATCAGCGCGTTGCGGGTAACCTGGTGCAGTTTCTGGCTGACTTGCGCCGGTAGTAGCTCCAGGCCTTTTTCGATGGGCGAACCCAGCAAATGGGTCAGGCGAGCTGCCAGACCGGGGTTTTCGAGCAGTATTTTGGCTGTGCCCAATTGTTGCAGATCGGTTTCAACCAGCATGATATTGCGATCTCCAGTGACAGGATGCCCCATTATTAATGCTCTTTCAGTGCCATGGTGTAATAACGCCCGTGTCGATCTTCCCCTTCGCCGGTAATGGCCCAGCCGCGCTGCCGGTAGAACTCTACGGCGCGCTGGTTATCAATGAGGCATTTGAGATGGGCAGGGCGCCCCAGCCGCTCAAGGCTGGCGTTAAGCAAGGCAGAACCAACGCCACGGCCACTGGAGTCTGGGTCTACATAAAGATGGTGTATGACGTCGCCGGACGGGTTCAGTGCGATAAAGCCGACCGGCAGGGTATTAATGGTCGCCACCAGCAAGTCTTCGTCTTGCGTGTCCTTGTCAAAATCTTCCTCGTTCAGGTCAGTTCGGCTCACCCAGGGCAGCGCTTGCAGGCGGGCGGCGAGGTAGATGTTTCTTAAACCGTGGCGGTCACTATCGGTAAACGGGCGTATATCAAACATGCAAACGTCCTCATTCTTATGAAGTCAGCGCTGCAGGGCAGGCGGGTGCCCGGACAGCGGCAGGTTTACGGTGACTGGGTGATGTTTTTTTAAAGGCTTTGCAGGAGTATAGCGCGAACCCAACCGGCGGGCGTAGCGGCGGCCGGTTTTGTGAACCCTTCAAGGCAAGCGGCGCGTTGCAAGGAGGCGCGGGTGTAGCACCCGAAGCAAGCGTGTACTGCTCCGGGGATTACACCCGCGCGCTGCATCCGGGTGGGTGGTGCGGTGGGCTGGTTACTTAAAACGCGGTAACGTCAGAGCGGGAGACATCGCAGCCGGTGGTGTTCCAGGCTTCGCCGAGGCGCTGCGCGGAGGCTCCTTCGGATTTTTCAAAACCTTGCCATTCGGCGCAAACTTCCTGTTGGCCCGGCTGGTAGTTTTTAATGGAGAGGTTGCGCACTTTTGCTACGTCACCGTAGTTAACGTTGGGAGCAACAATTTCTTCCTTCAACACGCCTTCAATGCGTACGCCATCAATAATCAGTTTTTTATTGCCACCGTTATTGTCGCAATTGCCGCAGGCGCGCAACATTTTGGCGTTGCTTCCTTTCATGGTGAAGCCACCGGTTACGATGAAGGTGGTGTCCGGTGCATTGTGTTGAAAAACCTTGCCGCCGTTTTTATCCCACGACCAGCCGCCGATCACAGTCATGGTGCTGCCCGGGGTAGACTTTTGCGTTGCTGCGTCTTCGCAAATATCTTCCCACACAATATTTTCCAGCACGCAATCGCCTTTGGTGCACCAGATGCCGTCAGAACCGCCATCGGCCGCAATACGCAAATTTTTCACCGTGGCATTTTCCAGAGAAATAACCGGTGGCATAAATTCGCCGCCTTCGCAGGCGAGGCCGATGCGTGCACCGCCACAGTCCACGGTTTCGTTGCTGAAGGTTGAACCGGCAATACAGCGCGGGTTGGGGGTCAGTTCGGCTACCGGGCTGCCGTCACAGTTCACTACCTTGACATCCTTGCCGCTTACGCTGAGTGAGTCAATATGTGGCAAGCCCTCATCGCTGCTGGCAGTCAGGGTGATTTCGGTAATGCCGCTGGCGAGTTGCAATTGCACGGTAGCATTTTGCCAATGGTCTGCGGCGCCGGTGGCCGGGAATTTCACATGAGCCGCATTGTTCTGATTGATACGGACTTGTGCCGCCGGTTGTTGTTTTTCTGAAGCGTAACGCCACTCAAGCGTGTAAGTATCGGCTTCCAGCACGTGCACCTTCCAAACAATGCTGCTGCCGCTACGGCGCTCAACAACGGCGTAACCACTTGCTTCATAACCCTTGATGCTGTTATCGACCGAACCGTCGATATGGCAAAAGCCCTGGTAATTTTCTTCCAGGGTGATGCGTTTTTTGTTAGCCGTTTCGGTACCGGTTGAGGTGGCCGCGAGGGTAATTGCTGCCAGACCGAGGCACAGGTTTATTAACATCTTCATTGAATTTCTCTCAACATTATTATTAGTGGTTTTTACTGTTCGTTTTCAAGCATTGTGCATTGGTAAGAATTATTCAGGTTTATTATTGACTGCTTTAAAAATTACCTGTTTTAAACGGTTTACCCATTTAAAAAGTCCCGCGTTGCACAAACGGAAACTGCGCATAAAAACGGCGTTCGTCACCGCGAGGATCATTGACCAGAGCCGAGGTTTCATTAATCACCAGGGTTTCGCGGTTTTCCAATGTGTAAGGTTTCCATGAAGGAATACCGGGGTGATCCGGCTTGCCGGTCTTCGCCATGGCTAACAGGATGCTGCTTAATTGCTCGGCAACGTTTTGCGCGCCGGGCAAACTTTCTGCGGGTCTTTTTGACGACATCAGGTTGTCAAAAACCAATGGCAGGTCAGAGCCATGCCCACCACCGAAGCGGCCGCCCTCTACCTGCGATGTCCAATCGAACTGGTAAACGTAAGCGGGTGCTCCCTGGCGGGCACGCGCTTCGGCTTGCATAACCGCGCCACGCCATGAGCGGCCTGCGGTGGTAGCTGCGAAAAATACATCGGAAGGTGAAAAATCCGGGTAGATTTTTCTGTAAGTGGCGATAACCACTTCCGGGTCTGCATCGACGTATTGGCTGTGCAAAATTTTGTCCGGCAGTTGTGACCATTCCAGCGAAAAATCACCGGAGTCGCGTTTGGAAAAGGCGCGGGTTTCCCAGCGGGCATTACCGATGATCATCGGGATCTGTGCCGATTGTGCCGGGGCATCCGGGTAAAACGGATGACGCATTAACGACACGCTATCCAGCACCGGTAAAAATTCCAGCGGGCGCTCTTCAATGCGTGAAGGGTCATTGACCTGCGCCGCATTGAGTAACACATCTATCGGTAATCTTAAGAGTTCTTCTGTATTCTGTGCGGAAAGCTTCAGTTGTTTTAAAAAAAGTTCTGCACGTTGCGTGGCTGCCCGTGGCCCGGCGGCGGTAACCTGCTGGCCGCTGATGGCAACCGCTTTATGAAATAGCCCGGCAGCTGCGGGCATCGCCATCAGCGTAGAAATTTTTGCACCGCCACCGGATTCACCGACCAGAGTCACGTTGGCCGGGTCGCCACCAAACTCACTGGCGTGCTGGCGTATCCACTGCAAAGCCAGTATTAAATCCAGTTGGCCAATATTACCGGAGTAGCGAAATTTTTCTCCGCCGAGTTTGGCAAGGTACAGATAACCGAATAAGTTGATACGATGATTCAGGGTAATTACCACTGCATCGCCTCGTAATGCCAAATGGCTGCCATCTACCACCGCTTCAGAGCCGGAGCCATTGGTGTAGCCGCCGCCGTGAATATAAACAATCACCGGGCGTTGGCGCTGGTCTCGCAAGGCAGGTGTCCAGATGTTTAACACCAGACAGTTTTCGCTGGTCTGCTCTTTAATACCGTTTTGTGGCGCAAAGTCACCAAATTCGGTAGCCGCTCGCACGCCTTTCCAATTTGCCGGGACAACTGCCGGTTGAAAGCGACATTGACGGGTGTCTTCGCCGTAGGGAATGCCTTTGAAAATGATCACGCCATCTTTTTTTGCGCCGCGAACTTTCCCCTGAGCGAGATTGGCTATCGCATCCTGTCCGGAGTCGGCAAACGTTGAGTGGCTCGCTGCCAGGGTGGCGGCACTCGCCAGGGTTGTTGTAAGGAATTGTCTTCGTTTCACCATGTTCACCGTTAATGCAGGACGTTTTATGAATTTATTATGAGCGTTTTATTAACGCGGCGTTTACCAGACGGTTACCAGGATTTGGCGGTGTCGGCTTTGATTTCAAAATGGTTGAACGCAAACGTCCGTTTCAGAGGCAGTCAAATGCTATGACGGGTGGGGCAGGTCCTTGCGGGTGAGAAAATTATTGAGCGGTCGGGCTGGTGCGACGTATCAGGGCTTCGGCAATAGGAATAACCAAATCGAGTGAGATGCCTTCAACCGCGGTCAGAATAATCCAGTAAGCACTTTCGTCATGCTTTAACAAAAAGTACACCTGACGATGGGTTTGCCCCGCCGCGTCGTATTGATAGCTTCTGAACCAGACCGGGTCATTTTGCTGGGTGGAAAAATTGCCTTTTCTCTCACTCACAAAATTTTTACTGATGCTGCGTTTGCGTATTTCCGATTCCAGCCTTTTCCATAACAGCAGGTTTTGCTCCCGTGTTTTGATGCCGGTAGCGGCTATAAAGTAGCCCGGTTCGCCACCAATTTCGCCGGCAATAACCGGTGCTGTATCGGGTGCTTGGGGAGCAACAACCTCCACCACCAGAGAAGACGGCAGTGGCATATCGAGGCCGGGGGCGAGATTAACCGAAGCGGCGAAAGCAGTTCCGGCCCACAGCAATAGCAGCAGCCGGGCGGCAATTGCCAGTCCGGACTTCAATAGGCTCGGGATGCAGGAAACGGGCGGGTTTCTGCGGCCAGAGAAGTGCCTGGGAAAACGGAAATACTGGTTCACGGGTCTTGGAAAATATCTTTATTGTTATCACTCGCCGCGCCCATCTCCCGATGGCTGACAGGGGGCGAATGTTATGGATACTTACCGATGCGAATCACCTGCTGCTTTTTATAACAGGCAGATCAAGCGATGCAATCCGGTTGTGTTTTATCTGTGGCTCAAGGGTAGCGGTATTTAACCGGTTTGCCCATACGTGATGTGGTTTTTGCAGCAAAAAAAGGAGGTCTTTCGACCTCCCGGCTATAAGATTAAGCCTTCAACAGTATTGCTCAGGGGAACAACAGGTTTTCAGGGTTTACCTGAAGCGGATTAAAGCGAATAGCGAACACCTAAAAGAAGCTGTCTGCCGGTGTGGTTCAGCTCGCGGGTTAAATCCATGCCGCCGTCGCCAGTACCGTAGATGCGTTCTTTTTCATCGGTCAGGTTGATCAGTTCCATGGTCAACGTCAGGTTGTCGCTGAAGTTGTAGAAGGAGGAGAAATCAACATGCGTAGGGCCATATTTCATTTCAGCAACGTGGCCGTTACCACCCGGCAATGACAGTAAATAATCATCGCGGTAGTTGGCCGCCAGACGCATACCGAAATTGTCTTTCTCGTAGAACACGGTGACGTTGTAGGAATTTTCTGACAACCCGGTCATATCGCCCGCGGTTACGTGAGTAAAGTTACTGACGATACCGAGGTTGGACAGGAAGCCCGGCAGGAAGCTCAGGGTTTGCTGATAAATCAACTCGTAACCTTTTACTTCAAAGCCTTCATTGTCATTCACCGGAATGTAATGGGTGTAAGGCACGGTGCGCGGGTCAGCGTTATAAATGGCATCGTATTGCGGGTCAGCCAGAATTGCCGCGTGGTATTCCGGATCAATCAGCTTTTCAACGATGTCGGTTTTCAGTGAGGTGGTGACATCTTTGTAGAAGTAATTGACGGCCAGCAGTGACTCGTCAGCAAAATACCATTCAACACCCAAATCAATATCGTTGGACTCGAATGGATTCAGGCCGGGGTTGCCCAGGTTGGCCACGGTACGGGTGGTATAACCAAACGTTGGCGCTGCAATGTTCAGCGAGCCCATGTCCGGACGTGTCATGGTTTTGCCGTAGGAAAGACGGGTTACCAAATCTTCAGTCAGGTTTAACGAGAAGTTCATGGATGGCAGGAAGTTGGTGTAATCGCGTTCCACTTTTACCGCATTACCGTTGATCCAGGCTTCAGACGTTACATCGGTTTTCACCGCACGCACACCGAAGTTGGTTTTCAGCAACATGTTGCCGATATCAAAATCGGCATCCAGTGCAACGTAAGCCGCGAGGGTTTCTTCATCAACAATCCAGGCTGCGGCCGGGTTATCGGTGTATTCCTTGGAGACGCGGTTATCACGATAAATTGCCGCGAAATCTACAATAGGAAATTTCACCAGATCGCCATCAAGACCCTTGCCGAAATTGGAAACCGGGAAGTCATTCAGGTAGCCCACCGCAGAGAACGCGGCCGGGTAGTTGCCATTACCTTCGCGGGATTCAACCTGACGGTCGTTGTAAGCCAGACCGGTTTTAATAGAGAAACGATCCTGCTCAAGCGTCAAATCAATCTTCGACGTCAGGTTGTCTTTTTTCACATAGTTGGAACGGTTGTTCGGTGTCGTGATTTCGTAATTGGCTTCATCAAAGTAATCATAACCTTCACCCCAGGACACTTTGGGAATATGGCGATTACCGGTAAAGTCAAACGAATAGCGGTGCGACTCGGAGATGGAGTAGAAGCGAAGTTCTTCACGGTCAGCTTCGTTGGTTGCTTTACCGATCATGGCATCCAGGGTCAATGCATCATTGAGTTTGAACTCGCCGGACAACACGAACTGGTTAAATTCGGATTCGGAGGTCTGGTCGCGGCTTTCAATCCAGGACTCTACATCATCAAAGGTAGCGGCAAGAATTTGTTTGCCATCCGGGTGTACCGTGATGTCTAGCGGCGTCACTTCGTTATGGGTGAGGAACCATTCCATCGAGTTGTAATTGCGACGGTCATTATCCAGTTTGGAATGCAGCGCGTCGAAAGTGATCAGCGTGTCGTCATTGGGACGGTATTGAAACGAGGTAGTAACACCGAGACGTTTCTGATCATTGGCGAAATAGTCAGCACGCGGCAGGCGTGGCGTCCACAGGCAGTTAATCGCAGCAACGGCAGCGCCATTGAGCGCGCAATCGTCTTCTGCAATCTCACCGCGAATAACCGGCGTGGCGCTGGTCGGGTAAATATTGTTGGTGGCAACCGGAGTGGTCCAACGAACTGTACCAAAACCTTCCTGACGAACGGTACGCTCAGAGTAAGCAACAGACATCAATGCGCCGAGTTTTCCATCCGCAAAGGTGTCGCTGACCATAACAGCAAGACGAGGATCGGTTTTTTCGCTGAGGTCGTTAAAGCTGCCCTGTACAGAGGTAGCAAATTTAAAGCCGTCGAAGTCAAACGGTTTTGCAGAATACAAATCTACGGTACCGGCAATACCACCTTCTTCCATGGATGCGGTGGTAGATTTTTGAATATCAACACGGTTAAACAATTCAGAGGCGAATACGTGGAAGTCAAACGCGCGGCCGGCGTTGATGGTTACACCACCGGAGTCCAGGCCATCGCTGCCTGCCGGTACTTCCATACCGTTAAGGGTGGTGCGGGTAAAAGACGGTGCGAAGCCGCGCAGGGTAATGTTACGGCCTTCACCGCCTTCCCGTGAAATGGCCACGCCGGGTACACGTTGAATGGATTCGGCAATGTTCAGGTCAGGGAATTTGCCGATGTCTTCGGCCATGATGGTTTCTTTGGCGTTAATAGAGTTGCGTTTTTCATCAAGACTTTTAACAAGAGAACCACGGAAGCCGGTAACAAGAACTTCTTCTACACCGGTTGCTTCTGAATCCTGGGCTAATGATTGGGCGGCTGCGAGTGAGGCCATCGCAAGTACAACAGCGGTTGATAATTTATTTTTGTGCAGCATGGCGTGCTTATCCTCTGAATCGTTATTTGTTCGTATAAAGAGTTGGCCATTGCTATTTACTGACAGGTGTAGATTGGAACCATCAAGGAGCGATATGGCTCCGTCTACTACCGAGTAATTTCCCACAAGTTCAGGCGTTTCAACCGCGACCACTTTGTCGTAAGGAACGATCAGGGTCAGGTTGGACTGCTGTGCAAATTCTGTGAGGGCAATGTCCGCTCTATTTTCAGAGATATTAAACGGAATAATTTCTGACAGATTGTTGCTGCTGGCCTGCGCCTGGGAAGCGCAGGTAGCCAGAGAGACAAAGAGTGTTAAAAACTTATTATTCAATTCAACTTTCTCCGACGCGGTTTTTGGCCGCTATAAACAAAGACGACTCAGCTTTTATTTTCCTCCATACGGCTAAAAAATATTTTTAACTAATCGCTGTTGGTGTTGTCCTGGTGCAGGGAAAGCTCAATAACGCCGCCAGCGGTGCGGGCGTGATCGATGTTGAAATTTTCTTTCAGTGCCAGCAATAAACTTTCAATGTCGCCCGCTTTGTATAACCCGGCGATGCGCACGTCGGTAATGCGTGGGTCGATCACCTTAAAGGTTTCCGGCGTGTAGCGGCTGAGTTCATCGAGCGCATTTTGCAAGCTCTCGCCACGGAACACCACATTGCCATCGCGCCAGGAGAGGCGATCGGAAATTACCGCTGTCTCAATCGGTTTGACTTCAACCGGTTGGCTGGCGCGCACACTTAGTTTTTCACCGCGGCCCAGCTCCTGAAGGTTTTCGACCTCGGTGGGGATGGTCAGCCGGTCGGCAACCGGTTTTACGTGAACCCGACCTTCGGTAACAATCACATCAAAATTCTGATCATCTTTTCGATACACATTGAACGCGGTGCCCACTGCTTCAACAATTTTTCCGCCGACCATGACGCGCAAGGGGCGCTGTTTATCGTGGGCGACTTCTACATGCAGCTCGCCTTTTTTAAGTTCCAGCAAGCGCTCGTTATCGGTGTAGGTTACCGTCACCTGGGTATCGGTGTTCAACAGCATGCGAGTGCCATCT includes:
- a CDS encoding FecR family protein gives rise to the protein MTNIYQFQPESQIYDDASLWIARLDRGLSKEETEALRLWLDKSPKHRECLLEMADLWDRMDSLSMLAELFDPPAATKNRNRQRSVWAVAASVTALVCAIGLLAPAERWKTPAAEVQPLQTAAVTPNNVYETGIGAHSTVNLPDGTRMLLNTDTQVTVTYTDNERLLELKKGELHVEVAHDKQRPLRVMVGGKIVEAVGTAFNVYRKDDQNFDVIVTEGRVHVKPVADRLTIPTEVENLQELGRGEKLSVRASQPVEVKPIETAVISDRLSWRDGNVVFRGESLQNALDELSRYTPETFKVIDPRITDVRIAGLYKAGDIESLLLALKENFNIDHARTAGGVIELSLHQDNTNSD